Part of the Pseudomonas sp. P8_241 genome is shown below.
AAATTGGCCGCCGCGACACGATGGCCGTTTTGCACAATGGTGTCGGCCAAGTCGAGCTGGCGGTACAGCTCCAGCGTTCGTGCCTGCACCGCCAACGCCCGGGACGTGGTGCCGGGCGCCGAAGACTTGTCGATGATCCGCACCCGCACGCCAAGTTTGCTCAACCACAACGCCAGCACCAACCCGGTCGGGCCGGCACCGGTAATCAACACGTCGCTACGTTGCATGGGGCCTGTTCTCCTCGTTCGTGGGACAAGTATGGCCCACTGGAACAGGACAGCCGGCTTGTGCGCCCAACGGAAAAACATTGTAGGAGCCAGGGATTTTTGCGGTTGGCAGATTTTGTGTACTGCCCACAACACTGTAGGAGCGAGCCTGCTCGCGATGGTCGTCAACGATGACACGGGCTTTCAGGATGCACGCGGCGGGTTTGAGTCCATCGCGAGCATGCTCGCTCCTACAGGGATTTTTGTTGCGTCGCTGATGTTGTGGACAACCCACAACACTGTAGGAGCGAGGCTGCTCGCGATGGTCGTCAACGATGACACGGGCTTTCAGGATGCACGCGGCGGGTTTGAGTCCATCGCGAGCATGCTCGCTCCTACAGGGATTTTTGCGGTTGGCAGATTTTGTGTACTGCTCACAACTCTGTAGGAGCGAGCCTGCTCGCGATGGTCGTCAACGATGACGCGGGCTTTCTGGAAGTACGCGGCGGGTTTGAGTCCATCGCGAGCATGCTCGCTCCTACACCGAGTTGGCGGTTAGAAGTCGATGGTGCCCGACAACTTCGCGGATCGTGGTTCGCCTTGGGTCAGGTAGCCGCCCTGGGCCGATTCCCAGTAGCTTTTGTTGGCAACGTTTTCCACGCCGAAACGCACGGTCACGTCTTTTTCCTGAACCTTGAATGCGTAACGTGCACCGGCGTCGAAGCGGTTCCAGGTTGGCAAACTGAGGTTGTTCGCCGCGTCGGCGTACTGGCCGCCGGTGCGCAACATACGACCGTTCAGGGCGACGCCTGGCAGGCCCGGCACGTCCCAATCCACACTGGCGTTGAACTGGAAGCTCGGCACGCCGATGGCCTGATTGCCGTCGTTGAGACCGTCCTGGGTATTCTTCAGTTCGGTGTCCATCACGGTCACACCGCTGAGCAAGCGCAGGCCGTCGATCGGTTCGCCGAACACATTGAGTTCCACGCCTTTGTTCACCTGTTCACCGTCATGAATGAACTCGGCGGTCGTTTCGTCGATGACTTGCGTGTAACCATTCGCCGGTTGTTCGATGCGGTACACACCCAGCGTCGCACCGTAGGTACCCATGTCCACTTTCACGCCGGCTTCGATCTGTTTGGAGCGGGCCGGGGCAAAGACTTCGTTGCCGTTGATCACGACACGCGAACCAGACGTGGTCGGTGCCGTCGGCCCTTGGGCCAACCCCTCGATACGGTTGGCGTAGAACGACACGTGGTCCCACGGTTTGAACACGATGCCGTACACCGGCGTGGTGATTGATTCGTCGTAGTTGGACGTGCGCTCTTGAGTGTTGTAGTCGTAGCCCTGGACGACCAGTTGTTGACGCCGCACGCCGAGGGTGACCAGCAGGCGATCATCGATAAAGCCCAAGGTGTCCGACACGGCGGCACTGCGCATGAAGGTTTTGCTGGTGATCCCCGGGTCACCCAGATCGCCACCGGAAAAACCCGGGCCTGGCGCCGGAACGTCAATCGGATGGTAAATGTTGTTCGGGTAACTATTGGAGTCGAAATCGAAGGCGTTGCGCTGTTGGGTCCAGATCCCGGCCAGGCCGAAATTGAGTTTATGGGTAACCGGGCCGGTGGCGAAACGGCCATTGAGGCCGGTCATGGCACTGGTGTTGTCTTCGTCGTGGGGAATGAACGAACCGCTGGTCACCGAGCTGCCATCGTTGCCCACCAGCGTGGTGGAGTCGTAGTTGCCGACTTCACGGCTGTGCTTTGCGCCACCGGCGGCATAGGCGGTCCAGCTGTCGTTCAGGTCGTATTCGGCGCGCAGCATACCGAAGGTGTCTTCGATCTCGCTGTAGCCCCATTTCTGCGCGTAGTTGGTATCGGCCGAAGGCGCATCCGGAATATGCGTGGCGTCACCCAGGTTGACCGAGCTGCGGCCACCGTTGATGCGTTCTTTCGAATAGATGAAATCACCGGAAACGCGCAGGGCATCGCCACGGTAGTCGAGGCCGAGGGCGAACAGCTTGGAGCGCTGGTTTTCATCGTCGATGGCAGTATCGCCTTCGCGTTGCGACAAGTTGAGACGTGCGCCGAATCGGTTGTCTTCGCCGAAGCGCTGGCCGATGTCCAGGTGTTCGCCGATGCGCCCGTCATCGCTGATGTCGGTGCTGAAACGACGCAGCGGCAGGTCATCGGCGCGCTTGGGTTGCACGTTGACGCCACCGCCGATGCCGGAGCCGGTCGGGGTTACTCCGTTGATGAAGGCATTCGGGCCCTTGAACACTTCCACACGTTCCAACGCATCGGTGGAAACGATCTGCCGCGGCAGGATGCCGTACAGGCCGTTAAACGAAATGTCGTCGCCATTGAGCGGCAGGCCGCGGATCATGAACGTCTGCGCCTGGT
Proteins encoded:
- a CDS encoding TonB-dependent siderophore receptor; this translates as MTPPARLRVPFRATLLALFCSLSVTAHAETPETPETQGKPLVLGDVNVSAQAPTSFDLPPVYAGGQVARGGQLGVLGNQDIMDVPFSMTAYTEELIRDQQAETIGDVLLNDSSVRQASGFSNQAQTFMIRGLPLNGDDISFNGLYGILPRQIVSTDALERVEVFKGPNAFINGVTPTGSGIGGGVNVQPKRADDLPLRRFSTDISDDGRIGEHLDIGQRFGEDNRFGARLNLSQREGDTAIDDENQRSKLFALGLDYRGDALRVSGDFIYSKERINGGRSSVNLGDATHIPDAPSADTNYAQKWGYSEIEDTFGMLRAEYDLNDSWTAYAAGGAKHSREVGNYDSTTLVGNDGSSVTSGSFIPHDEDNTSAMTGLNGRFATGPVTHKLNFGLAGIWTQQRNAFDFDSNSYPNNIYHPIDVPAPGPGFSGGDLGDPGITSKTFMRSAAVSDTLGFIDDRLLVTLGVRRQQLVVQGYDYNTQERTSNYDESITTPVYGIVFKPWDHVSFYANRIEGLAQGPTAPTTSGSRVVINGNEVFAPARSKQIEAGVKVDMGTYGATLGVYRIEQPANGYTQVIDETTAEFIHDGEQVNKGVELNVFGEPIDGLRLLSGVTVMDTELKNTQDGLNDGNQAIGVPSFQFNASVDWDVPGLPGVALNGRMLRTGGQYADAANNLSLPTWNRFDAGARYAFKVQEKDVTVRFGVENVANKSYWESAQGGYLTQGEPRSAKLSGTIDF